A part of Methanohalobium evestigatum Z-7303 genomic DNA contains:
- a CDS encoding flavodoxin family protein, translated as MKITVFNGSPKGKKSNTHRIVNPLLEGAIQAGAQTEEIFLAEYNINHCYGCFSCWTKTPGKCVINDDMSNLINLFFESDYVGMATPVYGLFMTSILKKFNERLLPTATPHIHKNEDGSCYHEERMHYPRFFMIANAGFPGEHNFDLFKAYMASQNPVLEVYQNSGGVLEEEDWPDENVKKRINEFYDALRKAGKEMVTNGQVSENIIKTIHAELISDDEFMAGVNQHWDEEIAKGV; from the coding sequence ATGAAAATAACTGTTTTTAATGGTAGTCCCAAAGGGAAAAAAAGTAATACCCATCGAATTGTTAATCCTTTACTTGAAGGGGCCATACAAGCGGGTGCTCAGACAGAAGAGATATTTTTGGCAGAGTATAATATCAATCATTGTTATGGTTGTTTCAGTTGCTGGACTAAAACTCCCGGAAAATGTGTGATTAATGACGACATGTCCAATCTCATAAATCTTTTTTTTGAATCGGATTATGTAGGAATGGCTACTCCTGTCTATGGATTGTTCATGACCTCAATACTAAAGAAATTCAATGAAAGACTGCTACCTACCGCAACTCCACATATTCACAAAAATGAAGATGGAAGCTGTTATCATGAGGAAAGAATGCATTATCCCCGTTTTTTTATGATTGCAAATGCAGGATTCCCCGGAGAACATAATTTTGACTTATTCAAAGCATATATGGCTTCTCAGAACCCCGTACTTGAAGTCTACCAAAACAGTGGGGGAGTATTAGAGGAAGAGGATTGGCCTGATGAGAATGTCAAAAAAAGAATCAACGAATTTTATGATGCGCTACGAAAGGCCGGTAAAGAAATGGTCACCAACGGTCAGGTTTCGGAAAATATCATTAAAACTATTCATGCCGAACTGATTAGTGACGATGAGTTTATGGCAGGCGTTAATCAGCACTGGGATGAAGAAATCGCAAAAGGTGTATAA
- a CDS encoding aldo/keto reductase — MDYLKIPGTKIKSSRIGFGSQPTGYHDESYGLQAIHTAFEHGVNLIDTSPVYGNGRAEQIVGKALRNYDRDDVVIASKTGLEKTGRGAVRNSSPEFILKDIEGSLQRLGTDYIDIYQIHWPDPVQPFHETAEVMESLREEDRIKAIGVSNFSVEQMKCFSEYVDINTCQSPYNIFERLIEGGVIPYCIRNNITLLTYRSLCQGILTGALEYNTDYSKHPVKKDDPKFKSPRYEQYLDAVKNLANFVQNEHNKSMIDLAIQWILDKANTVALWGAWKPEHIDDVNLLSNWSVDKETRYRIEKIVNEYVNDPVGPEFLEPPSR, encoded by the coding sequence ATGGATTATTTAAAAATCCCCGGAACAAAAATCAAAAGCTCCAGAATTGGATTTGGTAGCCAGCCAACAGGTTACCATGATGAAAGTTATGGTTTACAGGCAATACATACAGCTTTTGAACATGGGGTTAACCTTATCGATACGTCACCGGTTTACGGAAATGGTCGTGCTGAGCAAATTGTTGGCAAAGCCTTGAGGAATTATGATAGGGATGATGTTGTAATTGCAAGCAAGACAGGTCTGGAAAAAACAGGTAGAGGGGCTGTAAGGAACAGTAGTCCAGAATTTATACTCAAAGATATAGAAGGATCGCTTCAAAGACTGGGAACTGATTATATTGATATTTATCAGATACATTGGCCAGACCCGGTTCAACCGTTTCATGAAACAGCAGAAGTTATGGAAAGTCTCAGGGAAGAAGATAGGATAAAAGCGATAGGAGTAAGCAATTTTAGTGTAGAACAGATGAAATGTTTTTCTGAGTATGTGGACATTAATACCTGTCAGTCACCCTATAATATATTTGAAAGACTAATTGAGGGAGGGGTTATACCCTACTGTATAAGAAACAATATAACTCTGTTGACCTATCGTTCTCTCTGTCAGGGTATTCTTACCGGAGCACTTGAATATAACACTGATTACAGTAAACATCCGGTTAAAAAAGACGACCCAAAATTCAAATCGCCAAGATATGAGCAGTATTTAGATGCAGTGAAAAATCTGGCTAACTTTGTACAGAATGAACACAATAAATCCATGATAGATCTGGCAATCCAATGGATACTGGATAAAGCCAACACAGTAGCATTGTGGGGGGCTTGGAAACCAGAACATATAGATGATGTTAATTTACTCTCCAACTGGAGTGTAGATAAGGAAACACGGTACAGAATCGAAAAAATAGTGAACGAATATGTCAACGACCCAGTTGGTCCGGAATTTCTTGAACCGCCAAGTAGATGA
- a CDS encoding RNA-guided endonuclease InsQ/TnpB family protein: protein MYLTLKVKLNPDREQSDKLLTTMEKFNEACNYVSEAAWYNKKFGKTGIQKLTYYDIRQNFSLSAQLTVRAIGKVVESYSSDRKTMHKFDRRGAVVYDQRVLSFKGNDTVSILTLDGREKISISYGDFRPLDKNRIRGQTDLIYEDNNFYLMLVMEVGENEVRFDDDVMGVDLGVVNIATTSDNEIYKGTKADEIRERYTSLKSRLQSAGTWSAKKHLKKLSKKERRFKRDLNHRVAKQLVKRAKDTSRAIALENLNGFRPEATVTKAQRDRLGKWAFSELTDFILYKAKLEGVPVVIINPMYTSQQCSECGHINKSNRQKQANFRCKTCGHRENADYNASKNIAHRGDVSLPNVLRLASVS, encoded by the coding sequence ATGTACCTGACATTGAAAGTCAAACTGAATCCCGATAGAGAACAAAGCGATAAACTATTGACAACTATGGAGAAATTCAATGAGGCCTGCAACTATGTTTCTGAGGCTGCATGGTACAACAAGAAGTTTGGTAAAACCGGGATTCAGAAACTGACTTATTATGATATCAGGCAGAACTTCAGCCTATCTGCCCAGTTGACTGTCAGGGCAATCGGTAAAGTAGTTGAAAGCTACAGCAGCGACAGAAAAACCATGCACAAATTCGATAGAAGAGGTGCAGTGGTCTACGACCAGAGGGTACTGTCGTTCAAGGGAAATGATACTGTGTCCATACTTACACTGGATGGTCGTGAGAAGATCAGTATTTCTTACGGTGATTTTCGACCTCTGGATAAAAACAGAATCAGAGGTCAAACAGACCTGATTTACGAAGATAATAATTTTTACCTGATGCTTGTGATGGAAGTGGGTGAAAACGAAGTTAGGTTCGACGATGATGTCATGGGAGTAGACCTTGGTGTGGTCAATATAGCAACCACTTCTGATAACGAAATTTACAAAGGCACAAAAGCTGATGAGATACGAGAGCGATATACCAGTCTAAAATCAAGGTTGCAGTCAGCTGGAACGTGGTCCGCCAAGAAACATCTCAAGAAATTATCCAAAAAGGAACGTCGGTTCAAACGTGACTTGAACCACCGAGTTGCCAAACAACTGGTTAAACGCGCTAAAGACACATCCCGGGCTATTGCACTGGAAAACCTCAACGGTTTTCGTCCGGAAGCTACGGTTACTAAAGCGCAGAGAGACAGGTTGGGTAAATGGGCGTTCTCTGAATTGACCGATTTCATATTATATAAAGCAAAACTGGAAGGAGTACCAGTAGTCATTATCAACCCGATGTATACCTCGCAGCAGTGTTCTGAGTGCGGGCATATCAATAAGAGCAACCGCCAGAAACAGGCTAACTTCAGGTGTAAGACATGCGGTCATAGAGAGAACGCCGACTACAATGCTTCAAAGAATATTGCACACAGGGGAGATGTCAGCCTTCCTAATGTCCTCCGCTTAGCTTCTGTTAGTTAA
- a CDS encoding helix-turn-helix transcriptional regulator, translated as MKNNLKVWRAKKDITQEYLAKEMGVTRQTINAIERGKYDPSIQLAFKLSRFFECSIEDLFIFEEADLE; from the coding sequence ATGAAGAACAATCTGAAAGTTTGGAGAGCAAAGAAAGACATCACTCAAGAATACTTGGCAAAAGAAATGGGTGTGACAAGGCAGACAATCAATGCTATAGAACGAGGTAAATACGACCCCAGTATACAGCTGGCCTTCAAACTGTCAAGGTTTTTTGAATGCTCTATAGAAGACCTATTCATTTTTGAAGAGGCGGATTTGGAGTGA
- a CDS encoding PQQ-dependent sugar dehydrogenase, giving the protein MDNSDYTNNWWIFPGFRIKHLVTGLDLPVNIAFVPKHGDNPKSPLLYITELYGQVKVVTNDYSVYTYAKNLLNYEPSHQFPGNGESGLTGICVEPESGDLYLSMIYEEKGEVKSKLVRTRSDNGLSMKDQKIVLDDIPSTRRAHQIQAVSIGFDNKIYVNFGDGGAWYKSQDENDFRGKVVRLNHDGTIPWDNPISENPVYAKGFRNPFGAAWRKSDQHLYIAGNGPDQDDRIVRVKPYENYGWPNTMRKNTIFWWHYTQAPTALDFMQDGQFPPLYHDHLFVALFGESYREGTGVKGKRIAKLQLNDEGTAVKSYDDFVVYKGEGPASTCGLAFGPDGLYFTDLHGEKQGRGNLYKVVPDVEKLKEFKDKENRYAKIWGDAPGA; this is encoded by the coding sequence TTGGATAATAGCGATTATACAAATAACTGGTGGATATTTCCAGGATTTAGAATAAAACATTTGGTTACAGGTCTTGATTTACCGGTAAATATAGCATTTGTACCAAAACATGGAGATAATCCCAAAAGTCCTCTTTTGTATATAACAGAATTATATGGTCAGGTTAAAGTAGTAACAAATGATTATTCCGTTTATACATATGCAAAAAATTTGTTAAATTATGAACCGAGCCATCAGTTCCCTGGGAATGGTGAATCTGGGCTTACAGGAATATGTGTTGAACCTGAATCCGGAGACCTTTATCTGAGCATGATTTATGAAGAAAAAGGTGAGGTAAAATCAAAACTGGTCAGAACCAGAAGTGATAATGGGCTTTCAATGAAAGACCAGAAAATTGTACTGGACGACATTCCTTCCACCAGAAGAGCACATCAGATACAGGCAGTTTCAATAGGTTTTGATAATAAAATCTATGTTAATTTTGGTGATGGTGGAGCATGGTATAAATCACAGGATGAAAATGATTTTAGAGGTAAAGTTGTACGTTTAAACCATGATGGTACTATTCCATGGGACAATCCGATTTCAGAAAACCCTGTATATGCAAAAGGTTTCAGAAATCCATTTGGAGCTGCATGGAGAAAAAGTGACCAGCATCTTTACATAGCCGGAAATGGTCCTGACCAGGATGACCGGATAGTCAGAGTAAAACCATACGAAAATTATGGCTGGCCCAATACCATGCGGAAAAATACCATATTCTGGTGGCACTATACTCAGGCTCCGACAGCTCTGGATTTTATGCAGGATGGACAATTTCCTCCTCTATACCATGACCATTTATTTGTGGCTTTGTTCGGGGAGTCTTATCGTGAGGGCACTGGTGTAAAAGGTAAAAGAATCGCCAAATTGCAGCTAAATGATGAAGGTACAGCAGTCAAATCCTATGATGATTTTGTAGTCTATAAGGGCGAAGGACCTGCAAGCACCTGCGGACTGGCTTTTGGTCCTGATGGTTTGTATTTTACAGACCTTCACGGAGAAAAGCAAGGTAGAGGAAATCTCTATAAAGTAGTCCCTGACGTTGAAAAGCTTAAAGAATTTAAAGATAAAGAAAATAGATATGCCAAAATCTGGGGCGACGCTCCTGGAGCATGA
- a CDS encoding DUF7847 domain-containing protein — protein sequence MKISLPFILSTIIIGIAWVAYAVIIAVSMIPALSQTSQLSFGPQMNQEEFMELLSMISPYIVPLVISLIIMWIITLLIQAFFTTGAIGMSKDAAINGRTSFEEMINSGKKHFFNYFLLQIIYYLITLAGVVFVLPGILQINNFTDPESILPALPALLVGIGLWIIYSIIVTLVLSLTYYALVVDTLGPVNALKTGYRFFFNNKGSVVVLWLVIIAIVVALNVMGGIFTPFETLSVLWSFISTIISVVVVPAVITIWWTILYMGNTGWEIHDSESGDTLDE from the coding sequence TTGAAAATCTCGTTACCTTTCATACTGTCTACTATCATAATAGGTATTGCGTGGGTAGCCTATGCTGTCATAATAGCAGTATCTATGATTCCTGCTCTTTCACAGACCTCTCAACTATCATTTGGTCCTCAGATGAATCAGGAAGAATTTATGGAATTATTATCGATGATTAGTCCCTACATTGTACCGCTTGTTATAAGTTTAATAATAATGTGGATTATCACGTTGTTGATACAAGCATTTTTCACCACCGGTGCAATTGGAATGTCTAAAGATGCTGCTATAAACGGCAGAACAAGTTTTGAAGAGATGATAAATTCTGGTAAAAAACATTTTTTCAATTATTTCCTGTTGCAGATAATTTATTATTTGATTACCTTGGCAGGAGTAGTTTTTGTCCTACCTGGTATTTTGCAGATAAATAATTTTACTGACCCCGAATCAATACTTCCAGCATTACCTGCACTATTAGTAGGTATTGGATTATGGATAATTTATAGTATTATAGTCACACTAGTACTTTCGCTAACATATTATGCGCTTGTTGTAGATACCTTGGGTCCTGTGAATGCTCTAAAAACCGGTTACAGATTCTTTTTCAATAATAAAGGTTCTGTAGTTGTATTGTGGTTGGTTATTATTGCAATTGTTGTTGCACTTAATGTCATGGGAGGAATTTTCACACCATTTGAAACACTTTCAGTATTATGGAGCTTCATAAGCACTATTATAAGTGTTGTTGTAGTACCTGCAGTAATTACGATATGGTGGACAATCCTTTACATGGGGAACACTGGATGGGAAATCCATGATTCAGAATCAGGTGATACCTTAGATGAGTGA
- a CDS encoding DUF2178 domain-containing protein — MQTKEMGMLIIGIVLSLIGIGFYVFEPAWIASSVGAGGAFIGAGVAMIAIILRSLQIRKKRGVIEDERDYRIAEKASHKALTIIIILEGVLLAGIGVTESNIQAQPVVSLLFAVTMLTYVGFYYWYKRQM, encoded by the coding sequence TTGCAAACTAAAGAAATGGGTATGTTAATTATAGGTATTGTATTATCTCTGATAGGTATTGGGTTCTATGTTTTTGAACCCGCATGGATTGCAAGTTCTGTTGGAGCTGGGGGAGCGTTTATAGGTGCGGGTGTCGCAATGATTGCAATAATCTTGCGCAGTCTCCAAATAAGAAAGAAGAGAGGAGTTATAGAAGATGAAAGAGATTATCGTATCGCTGAGAAAGCCAGTCATAAAGCTTTGACCATTATAATTATCCTGGAAGGTGTACTGTTGGCCGGCATCGGTGTCACTGAATCAAATATTCAGGCACAACCTGTGGTATCACTTCTGTTTGCTGTTACAATGCTAACATATGTCGGGTTTTATTACTGGTACAAGAGGCAGATGTGA
- a CDS encoding RNA-guided endonuclease InsQ/TnpB family protein: MILTYKIKHNRDFSEELAKAKQVAEYGVKYRTRSSKDVKHIGLNSAISNQILKKYAKDKSAKKVTSVKLTIPNQSVKLNRNERKIRITPLKLDLRYYFPDDFEKINQIEIGEKYVYVSVTVPEKEQIEPEDYLGVDLNTTGHIAVMSNPKTGKIWKLGKKAQHIHLKYKNDRRKLQVKGKYKKVKQVNDRESRIVRDLNHKISSRIVDTAAANNCGIRMENLKGIRDSAKCKKSFKYSLHSWSFYQLQFMLEYKARLLGVKIEFVEPEYTSQDCSRCGYLGIRNGDSFKCPHCGHVDHADANAAFNIAMRSGDQCGADRDASYGSTGAPQVATV; encoded by the coding sequence TTGATACTAACTTATAAAATCAAACATAATCGGGATTTCTCTGAAGAACTTGCAAAAGCTAAGCAAGTAGCCGAATATGGTGTCAAATATCGTACCCGTTCATCTAAAGATGTCAAGCATATCGGATTGAATTCGGCTATTTCAAACCAGATTCTCAAGAAATATGCTAAAGACAAATCCGCTAAAAAGGTAACCAGTGTTAAACTGACAATACCTAACCAGAGTGTAAAGTTAAACAGGAATGAGAGAAAAATAAGGATAACTCCTCTTAAACTTGATTTGAGGTATTATTTTCCTGATGATTTTGAAAAAATCAACCAGATTGAAATCGGTGAGAAATACGTTTATGTGTCGGTGACCGTGCCTGAGAAAGAACAAATCGAACCGGAGGATTATCTGGGTGTCGATTTGAATACAACCGGACATATAGCTGTGATGTCTAACCCGAAGACCGGTAAAATCTGGAAACTGGGTAAAAAAGCACAGCATATACATCTGAAATATAAAAACGACCGTAGGAAACTACAGGTCAAAGGGAAATACAAGAAGGTTAAACAGGTCAATGACAGAGAGTCAAGGATTGTCAGGGATCTGAACCATAAAATCAGTTCCAGGATAGTGGATACCGCTGCTGCCAATAACTGTGGTATCAGGATGGAGAACCTGAAAGGTATAAGGGATTCCGCGAAATGTAAAAAATCGTTCAAATACTCCCTGCACAGCTGGTCGTTCTATCAACTACAATTTATGTTGGAATACAAAGCCAGGCTGCTTGGAGTCAAAATTGAATTTGTAGAACCCGAATATACTTCGCAGGACTGCAGTAGATGTGGTTATCTGGGTATTAGAAATGGAGATTCATTCAAGTGTCCTCATTGTGGACACGTTGATCATGCGGACGCAAACGCGGCGTTCAATATAGCTATGCGCTCCGGTGATCAATGCGGTGCAGACAGAGATGCATCGTACGGGAGTACTGGCGCCCCGCAAGTGGCAACGGTGTGA
- a CDS encoding DUF1699 family protein: MDFLEFGIPEYINEWGHRKDINKYSEIPNDVYKKINDLMDEGFSEDKIIDKMDKETNLEPEFIRFIIKQKYQ; the protein is encoded by the coding sequence TTGGACTTTCTTGAGTTTGGCATTCCAGAATATATTAATGAATGGGGCCACAGAAAAGATATAAACAAGTACTCTGAAATTCCAAATGACGTTTATAAAAAGATTAATGATTTGATGGATGAAGGTTTCTCTGAAGATAAAATCATTGATAAAATGGATAAAGAAACAAACTTAGAACCAGAATTTATCAGATTTATAATCAAACAAAAATACCAGTAA
- a CDS encoding UPF0228 family protein, whose amino-acid sequence MADYKDFLDVLSKQALQLKKFVWCYIRFSDEPDNWDNYDTA is encoded by the coding sequence ATTGCTGATTACAAGGATTTTCTTGATGTATTGTCTAAACAGGCCTTGCAATTGAAAAAGTTTGTTTGGTGCTATATCCGTTTCAGTGATGAACCAGATAACTGGGATAATTATGACACAGCCTAA
- a CDS encoding IS630 family transposase (programmed frameshift): MTKPEQIPIQKHITYDELLYLIRHEKYARVLTRLYFIKYRYEGNSVIISSERVGISSPVGHRWQKRWNESGYEGLIPRYTGGRPPKLTQQQKDQLKQILKSRNGWTTNQVRELIINEFGVEYCLMQIRRILKEFGMKYAKPYPHDYRKPDDADEILKNIPELDENTIIGFLDETSPQNNANTLRFWSFNKPQIYRNTWIKVNTLGFYALNGKSVIEFSPHSKKEDVCEFLMNIRKNNPDKRIVIILDNFRSHHAKTVVECAANNGIELVYLPPYSPELNPIEFIWKSIRRVISGFFAIDTDHMKQLIYEAFMQLSANISFAKGWIKEFIVDKFIQRKLCY; this comes from the exons ATGACAAAACCTGAACAAATACCCATTCAAAAGCATATTACATACGATGAACTTTTATACCTTATAAGACACGAGAAATACGCAAGGGTACTGACGAGATTATATTTTATCAAGTACCGCTATGAGGGTAACAGCGTAATAATTTCTTCTGAACGAGTGGGGATCTCGAGTCCAGTAGGTCATCGATGGCAGAAGAGATGGAATGAATCTGGATATGAGGGATTGATTCCGCGATACACCGGAGGAAGACCACCAAAACTCACACAGCAGCAGAAAGACCAGCTTAAACAGATACTTAAATCCAGGAATGGTTGGACTACAAATCAGGTTAGAGAACTCATAATCAATGAGTTCGGTGTGGAATATTGTCTTATGCAGATACGAAGGATTCTCAAAGAATTTGGTATGAAATACGCTAAGCCTTATCCACACGACTACCGAAAACCTGATGATGCCGACGAAATTTTA AAAAACATTCCTGAATTGGATGAGAACACCATTATCGGATTCCTCGATGAAACTTCTCCACAGAATAATGCTAATACCCTGAGATTCTGGTCATTCAACAAACCCCAGATATACAGGAATACTTGGATTAAAGTAAACACTTTAGGGTTCTATGCGCTAAACGGCAAATCTGTAATCGAGTTCAGCCCACATTCAAAGAAAGAGGATGTATGTGAGTTCCTGATGAATATCAGGAAAAACAATCCTGATAAAAGGATTGTCATAATCCTTGATAACTTCAGATCGCATCATGCAAAAACTGTTGTTGAATGCGCAGCCAATAACGGTATCGAACTGGTATATCTGCCTCCATACTCTCCAGAACTAAATCCTATCGAGTTTATATGGAAAAGTATCAGGAGAGTAATATCCGGATTCTTCGCCATCGATACAGATCACATGAAACAGCTGATTTATGAAGCGTTCATGCAATTATCAGCAAATATCAGTTTTGCAAAAGGTTGGATAAAGGAGTTTATTGTGGATAAATTTATACAACGAAAGTTATGTTACTGA
- a CDS encoding DMT family transporter, whose translation MSYIMLLLGIIFEVFGTTCMKLSEGFARTIPSILIFVFYAISFTFVTFALKKIDVSVAYAIWAGFGTALITIIGIFWFKEPMNLLKMVSLLVVVIGIMGLHISDKIY comes from the coding sequence ATGAGTTATATAATGCTTTTGTTAGGGATTATATTTGAAGTGTTTGGAACTACATGCATGAAATTATCAGAAGGGTTTGCAAGAACAATCCCTTCAATTTTGATTTTCGTATTTTATGCTATAAGTTTTACATTTGTAACCTTTGCTCTCAAAAAAATAGATGTCAGTGTAGCTTATGCAATCTGGGCAGGTTTTGGTACTGCATTAATTACAATTATAGGAATTTTCTGGTTTAAAGAACCAATGAACCTATTGAAAATGGTGTCTCTTTTAGTTGTTGTTATCGGGATAATGGGCTTGCACATAAGTGACAAAATCTATTGA
- a CDS encoding YbgA family protein: MDGFPRPKVLVSRCLEFENVRYDGHVISSQIVKDLEPYVDYIKVCPEVEIGLGVPRDPIRIVKINGRYRLIQHRTNRDITEEMDKFTDDFLDKLQDVDGFIFKSGSPTIGYRNIKVYSGMESATVIEKGSGFFAAKILEKYNGYPVEENDRLRNSRIRHHFLTNLFAFTEFRRIKSKKSIDELIKYHKKHHYLFLTYNIKIYNEMESLIKNCFDIPIKTLFDNYEYHLKELFSKPPVSEYYLQTANTVFSQFSSKVPQNEIEYFNQVLEKYKQNLITLHGLLEILKLYVLRFDNTGIKDDRLFQPYPIKLQPSVDEDRDKDYWK, from the coding sequence ATGGACGGATTTCCAAGGCCAAAGGTACTTGTTAGTAGATGTCTGGAATTTGAAAATGTTAGATATGATGGTCATGTAATAAGCTCCCAAATAGTAAAAGACCTCGAACCCTACGTAGACTACATTAAAGTTTGCCCAGAGGTTGAAATTGGTCTTGGTGTCCCCAGAGACCCGATAAGAATTGTGAAAATAAACGGAAGATACAGGTTGATCCAGCACAGAACAAATAGAGATATAACAGAAGAAATGGACAAATTCACAGATGATTTTTTGGATAAGTTACAAGATGTTGATGGTTTTATATTCAAATCAGGTTCGCCAACAATCGGATACCGCAATATAAAAGTTTATTCTGGTATGGAATCCGCAACTGTTATAGAAAAGGGAAGTGGATTTTTTGCAGCTAAAATTCTTGAAAAATATAATGGCTATCCTGTAGAGGAAAATGACAGGTTGAGAAATAGCAGAATAAGACATCATTTCCTCACCAACCTTTTTGCATTTACCGAGTTTAGAAGAATAAAATCAAAAAAATCTATAGATGAACTTATTAAATATCATAAGAAACATCATTATTTATTCCTCACATACAACATAAAAATTTATAATGAAATGGAATCACTAATTAAAAATTGTTTTGACATACCAATAAAAACATTGTTTGATAACTACGAATATCATCTTAAGGAACTGTTTTCAAAACCACCAGTATCTGAATATTATCTGCAAACAGCAAATACTGTTTTTTCGCAATTTTCATCAAAAGTACCCCAAAATGAAATAGAGTATTTCAATCAAGTGCTTGAAAAATATAAACAGAATTTAATAACATTACACGGTCTACTTGAAATTCTTAAATTATACGTTCTCAGATTTGATAATACAGGGATTAAAGACGACCGGTTATTCCAGCCATATCCGATAAAACTTCAACCGTCTGTAGATGAGGATAGGGATAAAGATTATTGGAAATGA
- a CDS encoding J domain-containing protein, whose translation MYENMEIDPYEVLGVTDDASHEEIKRAYRKQILFWHPDKNSTQEAINKAQNVNKAFEVLGDEKKREIYDMEMSLGKYRDNKASYDRAKKPSSARKNSRRTVYRYSYSPKRKNTFSRHYNASKKAKTNNKTPWIWVKWIALLIVLIISYSFITSDILFYSFLLICS comes from the coding sequence GTGTATGAAAATATGGAAATAGACCCCTATGAAGTTCTTGGTGTTACTGATGATGCATCACATGAAGAAATAAAAAGAGCCTACAGAAAACAGATTTTATTTTGGCACCCTGATAAAAATAGTACTCAAGAAGCTATTAATAAGGCTCAGAATGTAAATAAAGCTTTTGAAGTTCTTGGAGATGAAAAAAAACGTGAAATATACGATATGGAAATGAGTCTAGGAAAATATAGAGATAATAAAGCATCTTATGACCGGGCTAAAAAACCATCAAGTGCTCGTAAAAATAGCAGAAGAACAGTATACAGATACTCTTATTCTCCAAAGAGGAAAAATACATTCTCTCGACATTATAATGCTTCTAAAAAGGCAAAAACTAATAATAAAACACCTTGGATTTGGGTTAAATGGATTGCATTATTAATAGTTTTGATTATTTCTTACTCTTTCATCACAAGTGATATTCTATTTTATAGTTTTTTATTAATTTGTAGTTGA
- a CDS encoding flavodoxin family protein produces MEVLAIIGSPRGKSNTYKAVRLVEKEMKNFGDVNLEYILLNEIDLKTCKGCFNCLRIGEERCPLKDAQIEIEEKMISSDGIIFASPTYVMNVSWLFKNFLDRFAYICHRPRLFNQSALVLTTVGSYGAKTTLEYMANAVTTWGCRSIIKLPLTVPPVGGKEEIVDQDIETLEKTSKQFYNDLVNKDILSPKFSSLVQFRLQKAIFTEAGAKIDFPKDYEYYTTKISSNYYVNANVNPIKNAVAWIVEKFLMRKISS; encoded by the coding sequence GTGGAAGTATTAGCAATAATTGGAAGCCCTAGAGGAAAAAGCAATACGTACAAAGCTGTCAGGCTTGTAGAGAAAGAGATGAAAAACTTTGGTGATGTCAACTTAGAATATATCCTCTTAAATGAAATAGACCTAAAGACCTGTAAGGGATGTTTCAATTGTCTTCGCATAGGGGAGGAAAGGTGTCCATTGAAAGATGCACAGATAGAAATAGAAGAGAAAATGATATCATCTGATGGCATTATATTTGCATCTCCTACATATGTTATGAACGTATCATGGCTTTTTAAAAATTTCCTGGACCGGTTCGCTTATATCTGTCATAGGCCCAGGTTGTTTAACCAATCTGCTTTGGTTTTAACAACTGTTGGAAGCTATGGAGCAAAAACCACATTAGAATATATGGCTAATGCTGTAACAACATGGGGATGCAGGTCGATAATAAAACTTCCACTAACAGTACCACCTGTTGGAGGTAAGGAAGAAATTGTGGATCAGGATATAGAAACTCTTGAGAAAACTTCAAAACAGTTTTACAATGACCTGGTCAATAAAGATATCCTTTCACCGAAATTTTCCAGCTTGGTCCAATTCAGGTTACAAAAAGCAATTTTTACAGAGGCTGGAGCAAAAATAGATTTTCCTAAAGATTACGAATATTACACAACAAAAATTTCCAGCAACTATTATGTGAATGCAAATGTAAACCCTATTAAGAATGCAGTTGCTTGGATTGTAGAAAAATTTCTGATGAGAAAAATTAGTAGTTAA